Proteins encoded within one genomic window of Fibrobacter sp. UWB16:
- the hemL gene encoding glutamate-1-semialdehyde 2,1-aminomutase produces the protein MNHSLSEKLFAEAKTLMPGGVNSPVRAFSNVGATPPFIKRAKGSHIYDVDGNDYIDYVGSWGPMLLGHAHDAVIKAVADTAQNGLSFGAPCGLESELAKLVMSLVPSVEMIRMVNSGTEATMSAIRAARGFTGRDKIVKFEGCYHGHSDSLLIKAGSGMLTTGKPSSKGVPADLAKYTLTLQYNDVAGVKELFDKIGDEIAGVIVEPVAGNMGVVPAKPEFLQTLSEETKKHGALLIVDEVMTGFRVGIHCAQGLYGIKPDLTTFGKIIGGGMPVGAYGGRLDVMQQIAPLGGIYQAGTLSGNPVAMAAGLATMRELSTHPEHYVHAEAMTKRLITGLKTAATEAGIPLATNQVGSMGCIFFTEGPVTCFADVQKSDLKLFRKYFLGMLDEGFYFAPSQFEAIFVSAAHTEDEIDRTIEAAKRVFKKL, from the coding sequence ATGAATCACTCTTTGAGCGAAAAGTTGTTTGCAGAAGCAAAGACGCTCATGCCGGGCGGCGTGAACAGTCCTGTGCGTGCGTTTAGCAATGTGGGGGCGACGCCTCCGTTTATCAAGCGTGCCAAGGGCAGCCACATTTACGATGTGGATGGCAACGATTACATTGATTACGTGGGCAGCTGGGGCCCGATGCTTTTGGGGCATGCGCACGATGCAGTGATTAAGGCTGTTGCCGATACGGCTCAGAATGGCCTCAGTTTTGGCGCCCCGTGCGGTCTTGAATCGGAACTTGCAAAGCTTGTGATGTCGCTTGTTCCGAGCGTCGAGATGATTCGCATGGTGAACAGCGGCACTGAAGCGACGATGAGTGCGATTCGTGCGGCTCGCGGTTTTACCGGTCGCGATAAGATTGTGAAGTTCGAAGGCTGCTATCACGGCCATAGCGATAGCTTGCTCATCAAGGCGGGTTCTGGAATGCTCACGACGGGCAAGCCGAGCAGTAAGGGTGTGCCTGCGGATTTGGCAAAGTACACGCTCACGCTCCAGTACAACGATGTGGCTGGCGTTAAGGAACTTTTCGATAAGATTGGCGACGAAATCGCAGGCGTGATTGTTGAACCGGTGGCTGGCAACATGGGTGTTGTCCCTGCGAAGCCGGAGTTCTTGCAGACGCTTTCCGAAGAAACTAAAAAACATGGTGCTTTGCTCATTGTCGATGAAGTCATGACCGGTTTCCGTGTCGGGATTCATTGCGCACAAGGTCTCTATGGCATTAAGCCGGACCTTACGACGTTTGGCAAGATTATTGGCGGTGGCATGCCGGTGGGTGCTTATGGCGGCCGCTTGGACGTGATGCAACAAATTGCTCCGCTCGGTGGAATTTACCAGGCGGGTACGCTTTCGGGGAACCCGGTCGCGATGGCGGCAGGGCTTGCAACGATGCGCGAACTTTCAACGCATCCTGAACATTACGTGCATGCCGAAGCCATGACGAAACGCTTGATTACTGGGCTTAAGACCGCTGCAACTGAAGCGGGGATTCCGCTTGCGACAAACCAAGTCGGTTCTATGGGCTGCATCTTCTTTACCGAAGGTCCGGTCACGTGTTTTGCCGACGTGCAAAAATCCGATTTGAAACTTTTCCGCAAGTATTTCCTCGGCATGCTTGACGAAGGATTCTACTTTGCGCCGAGCCAGTTCGAAGCCATCTTCGTGAGCGCCGCTCACACCGAAGATGAAATCGACCGTACCATTGAAGCCGCGAAGCGCGTGTTCAAAAAATTATAG
- a CDS encoding AMP-binding protein: MILNKFLFKIDYKSYEDLYKNFKITIPNDFNFAYDVVDEYAKTEPKREALVWCDDNDESHIYTFKDLSLASQRTANFLVEQGIQKGDRVMLILRRRYEFWFFLLALHRIGAIAIPATNMLAAEDLEYRFNAAEIKMVVTYDDPALQKEVDKAKSKCESVEKLVTVGQTARQNWISFYDDYELFPSTFERPVGDAATHNDDIMIVYFTSGTSSNPKMVAHTYTYPLGHIVTAKYWQHVVDGGRHLTVAETGWAKALWGKIYGQWIAGSAVFTYDMTTFIPGKLLEKMAEYKVTTFCAPPTVYRYILQHGLSKYDLSSLQYCTTAGEALNLDIYNRFYEQTGIRMQEGYGQTELTLTTGNFGFSEPHPGSIGKPSPGYQMEIINAEGKPCAAEEVGELIIKIDQGKPFGMFGGYYRDAERTEKVFEGGVYHTGDTAYRDKDGFFWFVGRTDDLIKSSGYRISPFEVEEVLHKHPAVLEVAVTGVEDKSRGQAVKATVVLQKGYEASKELAKEIQLFAKNIAASYKSPRIIDFVTELPKTISGKIRRATIRDKDTAENVTAPDEANAENAASETSEEK; the protein is encoded by the coding sequence ATGATTTTAAATAAGTTTCTATTTAAAATTGATTACAAGTCTTATGAAGACTTGTATAAAAATTTCAAGATAACGATTCCGAACGATTTTAACTTCGCTTATGACGTTGTTGACGAATATGCCAAGACGGAGCCGAAGCGTGAAGCCCTCGTGTGGTGTGACGACAACGACGAAAGCCACATTTACACGTTCAAGGACTTGTCGCTTGCCTCCCAGCGCACGGCGAATTTCCTTGTAGAACAAGGTATCCAGAAGGGCGACCGCGTGATGCTCATTTTGCGCCGCCGCTACGAATTCTGGTTTTTCTTGCTCGCTCTGCACCGCATTGGCGCAATCGCCATCCCGGCAACGAACATGCTCGCCGCCGAGGATTTGGAATACCGATTCAACGCCGCCGAAATCAAGATGGTCGTAACATACGACGACCCCGCCTTGCAAAAGGAAGTGGACAAGGCAAAATCCAAGTGTGAATCGGTCGAAAAGCTCGTGACAGTCGGCCAGACCGCTCGCCAGAACTGGATTAGCTTCTACGACGACTATGAACTTTTCCCATCGACGTTTGAACGCCCCGTTGGCGATGCAGCTACGCATAACGACGACATCATGATTGTCTATTTCACGAGCGGCACGAGCTCAAATCCGAAGATGGTGGCACACACGTACACCTACCCGCTCGGACACATTGTAACCGCCAAGTACTGGCAACACGTTGTGGACGGTGGCCGTCACTTGACCGTTGCCGAAACAGGCTGGGCCAAGGCTCTCTGGGGCAAGATTTACGGACAGTGGATTGCTGGAAGCGCCGTATTCACTTACGACATGACCACGTTCATCCCGGGCAAACTCCTCGAGAAGATGGCGGAATACAAGGTGACGACATTCTGCGCACCGCCGACCGTATACCGCTACATTTTGCAGCATGGCCTCAGCAAGTACGATCTTTCGAGTTTGCAATACTGCACCACCGCAGGCGAAGCATTGAACTTGGATATTTACAACAGGTTCTATGAGCAGACGGGCATCCGCATGCAGGAAGGCTACGGACAGACCGAGCTTACGCTTACCACGGGTAACTTTGGCTTTAGCGAACCGCATCCGGGTTCTATCGGCAAACCCTCTCCAGGCTACCAGATGGAAATCATCAATGCCGAAGGTAAACCCTGTGCCGCCGAAGAAGTCGGTGAACTTATCATCAAGATTGACCAGGGCAAGCCTTTTGGCATGTTCGGCGGTTACTACCGCGATGCAGAACGCACCGAGAAAGTCTTTGAAGGCGGCGTGTACCACACAGGCGATACGGCTTACAGAGACAAGGACGGATTCTTCTGGTTCGTGGGCCGCACCGATGACTTGATCAAGAGCTCCGGTTACCGCATCAGCCCCTTCGAAGTGGAAGAAGTGTTGCACAAGCACCCTGCCGTTTTGGAAGTCGCTGTAACAGGCGTTGAAGATAAGTCTCGCGGTCAAGCGGTCAAGGCAACGGTCGTTTTGCAGAAGGGCTACGAAGCCTCCAAGGAACTTGCGAAGGAAATCCAGCTCTTTGCAAAGAACATTGCCGCAAGCTACAAGAGCCCGCGCATCATTGACTTTGTGACGGAACTGCCAAAGACGATTAGCGGAAAGATTCGCCGAGCGACCATCCGCGACAAGGATACCGCCGAGAATGTGACTGCGCCGGACGAAGCGAATGCGGAAAACGCCGCAAGCGAAACGTCTGAGGAAAAGTAA
- the hemB gene encoding porphobilinogen synthase, which translates to MIIRPRRLRRNEVIRNMVAETAVNPDALVYPMFVVEGTGVKEEIPSMPNQFRFSIDEILKELESCVALGIKSILLFGIPDHKDEMATSAYDKNGIVQRAVRAIKAKFPSLYVITDVCLCEYMSHGHCGIIKDGDVDNDPTLELLAKTAVSQVAAGADMVAPSDMMDGHITALREALDNAGFTNTPIMGYSAKFASAYYGPFRDAADSAPHFGNRKSYQMDVRNGREALHEVELDLEEGADIVMVKPGLAFLDVLRQTAEISNVPVAVYNVSGEYSMVKAAAKMGWIDEKSIIRENMIAFKRAGADIIITYHAKEILENKIL; encoded by the coding sequence ATGATTATTCGTCCTCGTCGTTTACGTAGAAATGAAGTTATCCGCAACATGGTTGCAGAAACTGCTGTAAATCCCGATGCCCTCGTTTACCCGATGTTCGTGGTTGAAGGAACGGGCGTCAAAGAAGAAATCCCGTCCATGCCGAACCAGTTCCGTTTCTCGATTGATGAAATCTTGAAGGAACTTGAAAGCTGTGTCGCGCTTGGCATCAAGTCCATTTTGCTGTTCGGTATCCCGGATCACAAGGACGAAATGGCGACTTCGGCTTATGATAAGAATGGCATTGTGCAGCGGGCCGTGCGTGCTATCAAGGCAAAGTTTCCGAGCTTGTACGTGATTACGGACGTGTGCCTTTGCGAATACATGAGTCATGGCCATTGCGGCATCATCAAGGATGGCGATGTGGATAACGATCCAACGCTTGAACTTTTGGCTAAGACCGCTGTTTCGCAGGTGGCTGCCGGTGCCGACATGGTGGCTCCGAGTGACATGATGGATGGCCACATCACGGCTCTCCGCGAAGCTCTTGACAATGCAGGCTTTACAAATACGCCGATTATGGGTTACAGCGCGAAGTTCGCTAGCGCTTATTATGGTCCGTTCCGCGATGCCGCTGATTCCGCTCCGCATTTCGGCAACCGCAAGAGCTATCAGATGGACGTGCGCAATGGTCGCGAAGCGCTCCATGAAGTGGAACTTGATCTTGAAGAAGGTGCAGATATCGTGATGGTAAAGCCTGGCCTCGCATTTCTCGATGTGCTTCGCCAGACGGCTGAAATCAGCAATGTGCCGGTCGCTGTGTATAACGTAAGTGGTGAATATTCGATGGTCAAGGCTGCTGCAAAAATGGGCTGGATTGACGAAAAATCGATTATCCGCGAAAACATGATTGCGTTCAAGCGTGCTGGTGCAGATATCATCATCACGTATCATGCCAAGGAAATTTTGGAAAATAAAATTCTGTAA
- a CDS encoding right-handed parallel beta-helix repeat-containing protein — MKNLICSSLVAVATIASVAFASGMPFPVAENNKVFLQEKDSPYVLEQSVVVGATDTLVIEPGVTVLMGEFAKLMIQGSVKIAGTNDKPVVFSGADSVANWNGFHIMSSAGAFEIKNLTVENAFRNTIFRSSGTLENVNFFNNYYGLWVDESPNVTLARCTFAHNRYALSVRAGRVVSNGTSISENVYGLYLETEGKLDGDTDLIRNNQESDIRSEAADLKTSKKRVRRNVWHNIEARF, encoded by the coding sequence ATGAAAAATTTAATCTGTTCCTCTCTCGTGGCTGTGGCGACAATTGCTAGTGTGGCTTTCGCTTCGGGTATGCCGTTCCCGGTGGCCGAAAACAACAAGGTCTTTTTGCAAGAAAAGGATAGCCCTTACGTGCTCGAACAGAGCGTGGTTGTCGGCGCTACGGATACGCTAGTCATTGAACCGGGTGTGACTGTGTTGATGGGCGAGTTTGCAAAGCTCATGATTCAGGGCTCGGTGAAAATTGCGGGTACAAACGATAAACCCGTTGTCTTTAGCGGAGCGGATTCCGTGGCTAACTGGAATGGTTTCCACATCATGTCTAGCGCGGGGGCTTTTGAAATTAAGAACTTGACTGTCGAGAATGCATTCCGCAATACGATTTTCCGTTCTAGCGGTACTCTCGAGAACGTCAATTTCTTCAATAACTATTATGGCCTCTGGGTCGATGAAAGCCCCAATGTGACGCTTGCCCGTTGCACGTTTGCTCATAACCGTTATGCCTTGTCTGTGAGGGCCGGTCGTGTCGTTTCGAACGGTACAAGCATCTCCGAAAACGTCTATGGTCTTTATCTCGAAACCGAAGGCAAGCTCGATGGCGATACGGACTTGATCCGCAATAATCAGGAATCCGATATCCGCAGTGAAGCTGCTGATTTGAAGACGAGTAAAAAGCGCGTCCGCCGCAACGTGTGGCACAACATCGAAGCGCGTTTCTAA
- the fabF gene encoding beta-ketoacyl-ACP synthase II, which yields MNRRRVVITGMGAVTPVGKSAPELWNAIKAGKCGIGPITLFDATNCPVKIAAEVKDFKPEEHGIDPKEARRMARFTQFLVAAANEAVKDASLTKEEIAADTTGIVAGNGLAGMDVVEETYCKYLEGGRRRVSPLAMPELIANEACANVSIALGITGSAWTVCTACASGTDAIGVALDAVRSGRLDVCLAGGSESAITDYSIKSFAGMHALTDKFNDAPEKASRPFDKDRSGFVMGEAGAILVLEELEHAKARGAKIYAEVAGYGSSADAYHITSPRPGGETCAKAMIKAMKDAGIAPTDVDYYNAHGTSTHLNDLTETQMLKIALGEHAYKIKVSSTKSMTGHCVGAAGVIEAMISTLAIRDSFYPATINLDNPDAECDLDYVPHKGIEGNIDVAVSASLGFGGHNGIVVIKKFKD from the coding sequence ATGAATAGAAGAAGAGTTGTTATTACTGGTATGGGTGCGGTGACCCCCGTAGGCAAGTCCGCCCCCGAACTTTGGAACGCCATTAAGGCAGGCAAATGCGGCATCGGTCCGATCACATTGTTCGATGCCACGAACTGCCCAGTGAAAATTGCGGCAGAAGTCAAGGATTTTAAGCCTGAAGAACACGGAATTGACCCGAAGGAAGCCCGCCGCATGGCACGCTTCACACAATTCCTCGTCGCCGCCGCAAACGAAGCAGTCAAGGACGCAAGCTTAACGAAGGAAGAAATCGCCGCCGACACGACTGGTATTGTCGCTGGTAACGGACTTGCTGGTATGGACGTTGTTGAAGAAACTTATTGCAAGTACCTCGAAGGCGGTCGCCGTCGCGTCTCGCCGCTCGCCATGCCCGAACTGATTGCAAACGAAGCATGCGCCAACGTATCCATCGCTCTTGGCATCACAGGCTCTGCCTGGACGGTCTGCACCGCCTGTGCCTCCGGCACGGACGCCATCGGCGTTGCCCTTGACGCCGTCCGCTCGGGTCGACTCGACGTCTGCCTCGCCGGCGGTTCCGAAAGCGCCATCACAGACTACTCCATCAAGAGCTTTGCAGGCATGCACGCCCTCACCGACAAGTTCAACGACGCCCCGGAAAAGGCTTCCCGCCCGTTCGACAAGGACCGCAGCGGTTTTGTCATGGGTGAAGCAGGAGCCATCCTCGTGCTCGAAGAACTCGAACACGCCAAGGCCCGCGGTGCAAAGATTTACGCCGAAGTCGCCGGTTACGGTTCTTCAGCTGACGCTTACCACATCACAAGCCCGCGCCCGGGTGGAGAAACTTGCGCCAAGGCAATGATCAAGGCTATGAAGGATGCGGGTATCGCCCCGACGGATGTGGACTACTACAATGCCCACGGTACCTCGACGCATTTGAACGACCTCACCGAAACGCAAATGCTCAAGATTGCACTCGGCGAACACGCCTACAAGATCAAGGTCTCTAGCACCAAGAGCATGACCGGCCACTGCGTCGGTGCAGCAGGCGTTATCGAAGCGATGATTAGCACGCTTGCCATCCGCGATTCGTTCTACCCCGCCACCATCAACCTCGACAACCCGGACGCAGAATGCGACCTCGACTACGTGCCGCACAAAGGCATCGAAGGAAACATCGATGTTGCAGTATCTGCATCGCTTGGCTTTGGCGGTCACAACGGTATCGTCGTCATCAAAAAATTTAAAGATTAA
- the nirJ2 gene encoding putative heme d1 biosynthesis radical SAM protein NirJ2 codes for MIVSWMTTNKCNLTCKHCYQDAGENKSAELTTSEALKLIDEIAKAGFKIMIFSGGEPMTRPDIVELVAHARERGLRPVFGTNGTLITHDLAFKLKEAGAMAMGISVDSIDPKRHNDFRGLPNAFELTLMGIENCKAAGLPFQIHTTIMDWNQNEIFDIMDWVKEIGAVNHQIFFLIPVGRGKEIEGHALRVAEYEGLLRKIMEKSRTLGIPVKPTCAPQFLRIADQLDIKTRYSRGCLAGLDYCIVSPIGKVRPCAYMMEEAGDVHDTPFDEIWANAEIFKQLRTKAYKGACSKCKFNDRCGGCRARAAYYHDGDYMQEDSYCAYGRGLK; via the coding sequence ATGATCGTCTCTTGGATGACAACGAATAAGTGTAACTTGACGTGCAAACACTGCTATCAGGACGCAGGCGAAAACAAGTCTGCCGAACTCACGACATCAGAAGCGCTCAAGCTCATTGACGAAATTGCAAAGGCCGGATTCAAGATCATGATTTTCAGCGGTGGCGAACCGATGACGCGCCCGGATATCGTGGAACTTGTGGCTCATGCCCGCGAACGTGGACTCCGCCCGGTGTTCGGTACCAACGGAACGCTCATCACGCACGATTTGGCGTTCAAGCTCAAGGAAGCGGGTGCTATGGCCATGGGTATAAGCGTTGATAGCATTGATCCCAAGCGTCATAACGATTTCCGTGGTCTTCCGAACGCCTTTGAACTCACGTTGATGGGCATTGAAAACTGCAAGGCGGCTGGCCTCCCATTTCAGATCCACACAACAATTATGGACTGGAACCAGAACGAAATCTTCGACATCATGGACTGGGTCAAGGAAATCGGTGCCGTGAACCATCAGATCTTCTTCCTCATCCCGGTGGGTCGAGGCAAGGAAATCGAAGGCCATGCGCTCCGCGTTGCCGAATACGAAGGCCTCCTCCGCAAGATTATGGAAAAGAGCCGCACGCTCGGAATCCCGGTCAAGCCGACTTGCGCCCCGCAGTTCCTGCGCATTGCAGACCAACTCGACATCAAGACGCGTTACAGCCGTGGTTGCCTTGCGGGCCTTGACTACTGCATCGTAAGCCCGATTGGCAAGGTGCGTCCCTGCGCTTACATGATGGAAGAAGCGGGCGATGTTCACGATACGCCGTTTGACGAAATCTGGGCAAATGCCGAAATCTTCAAGCAGTTGCGTACAAAGGCATACAAGGGCGCTTGCAGTAAGTGCAAATTCAACGACCGCTGTGGCGGTTGCCGCGCCCGTGCCGCTTACTACCACGATGGCGACTACATGCAAGAAGACTCCTACTGCGCCTACGGAAGAGGGTTGAAGTAG
- a CDS encoding NAD(P)-dependent oxidoreductase, protein MKAILIIAHHCILPGAYKGFEEILDRLHHDLPGTRVASTSLLDLENDLRTLLREDVESVTLLPYLLLNGQHTKNDVPRVVAKLQAEFPQIPITLLPCLGDWKEFSSMVVCGIRNAQNEISQSAAGVTSLLKAPQERSHSSNLFSIELNLEGRNVLVVGGGRIALRKVKTLIPTGAHITVVAPQFDPEFSALCRHSERSEESSCFSNSASVEPSSITLKQRPYEPLDLRCVFMVFICTDQPAVNAQVSNDARARRILVNNACDYLDGDFIVPARMDFGENIAVTVSTQGRAPSLAKKLKQKIQTEWAEDLVQIEKDFKKE, encoded by the coding sequence ATGAAAGCTATTCTTATCATCGCTCATCATTGCATTTTGCCGGGTGCGTACAAAGGATTCGAAGAAATTCTCGACCGCTTGCATCATGACTTGCCGGGTACGCGCGTGGCGAGCACAAGTTTGTTAGATTTGGAAAACGACCTCCGCACGCTTTTGCGCGAAGACGTAGAATCGGTGACGCTTCTGCCGTATTTGCTGTTGAATGGCCAGCATACAAAGAATGATGTGCCGCGAGTGGTTGCAAAATTGCAGGCGGAATTTCCGCAAATTCCGATTACGCTTTTGCCTTGCCTTGGCGATTGGAAAGAATTTTCGAGCATGGTTGTGTGCGGTATTCGCAATGCACAGAATGAAATTTCTCAAAGCGCCGCTGGTGTGACCTCGCTACTCAAAGCTCCACAGGAGCGCTCCCATAGCTCAAACCTCTTCTCCATCGAGCTGAATCTCGAAGGGCGTAACGTTCTCGTTGTGGGCGGTGGCCGCATTGCTCTGCGCAAGGTGAAAACGCTTATCCCGACCGGTGCTCATATTACTGTTGTCGCTCCGCAATTCGACCCCGAATTTAGTGCGCTTTGTCGTCATTCTGAACGAAGTGAAGAATCCAGTTGTTTCTCGAATTCAGCATCTGTAGAGCCCTCTTCTATCACATTAAAGCAGCGCCCTTACGAACCGCTTGATTTGCGTTGTGTTTTCATGGTTTTCATTTGTACCGACCAGCCTGCCGTCAATGCCCAAGTTTCTAACGATGCACGCGCTCGTCGCATTCTCGTGAATAATGCTTGCGATTACCTCGATGGTGATTTCATTGTGCCTGCCCGCATGGATTTTGGCGAAAACATTGCCGTGACCGTCTCCACGCAGGGCCGTGCCCCTTCGCTCGCCAAGAAACTCAAGCAGAAAATCCAGACCGAATGGGCAGAAGACCTTGTGCAAATTGAAAAAGATTTCAAAAAGGAATAG
- the tadA gene encoding tRNA adenosine(34) deaminase TadA, with protein MNNVTDSNANLSSLAKVGEPVEPRLSSDDERFMRMALRQAQIAFDMKEIPIGCVIVKDGVVIGKGYNQVEQLKDATAHAEIIAIGTAASTLDNWRLDGCTLYVTLEPCPMCAGAILNSRVSRIVYGSPDSRFGGCGTTIDVITGNALKRAVEVTGGVLADECLGLLKGFFQQMRLEKGDTGAKPPTP; from the coding sequence ATGAATAACGTAACCGATAGCAACGCCAATCTCTCGTCACTCGCCAAGGTTGGTGAGCCTGTCGAACCACGTCTTTCGTCTGATGATGAACGTTTCATGCGTATGGCGCTTCGTCAGGCGCAGATTGCTTTTGACATGAAGGAAATCCCCATCGGTTGCGTGATTGTAAAAGACGGAGTCGTGATAGGGAAGGGCTACAATCAAGTCGAACAGCTTAAGGACGCGACCGCCCATGCCGAAATCATTGCCATTGGCACTGCCGCAAGCACGCTTGACAACTGGCGCTTGGATGGTTGCACGCTTTACGTGACGCTCGAACCATGCCCTATGTGCGCAGGAGCCATTCTCAATAGCCGTGTTTCCCGCATTGTTTACGGTTCTCCGGATTCCCGTTTCGGCGGCTGCGGCACCACCATCGACGTCATTACCGGCAATGCTCTCAAGCGCGCGGTTGAAGTCACGGGTGGCGTTCTCGCAGACGAATGCCTTGGCCTTCTGAAAGGCTTTTTCCAGCAGATGCGCCTTGAAAAAGGCGATACTGGCGCAAAACCACCTACTCCGTGA
- a CDS encoding mechanosensitive ion channel family protein, translated as MKEYEAFLKNLGVTNAIAQDIVEIATVLIVIAIILAIIKFILSFAIRKGADESVKPLLYSLFSYALYIVGLLMILHILGVNTAGIVTVIGAASLAIGLALKDTLGNIASGILLLFLHPFRASDYIECGSLKGKIVGVGLFNTTLISLDGLYVSAPNSMLWGAPIVNFSRNPSRRLDLAFGIDYADSAEKAMNEMKQLVNADPEVLKNPEPSFFVSSLDDSAVAVNMRVWVKTANYWDMRCKYMKAVKERFDEVGISIPFPQRVVHIVKE; from the coding sequence ATGAAAGAATACGAAGCTTTCTTGAAAAATCTCGGTGTCACAAACGCTATTGCTCAGGACATCGTTGAAATTGCGACAGTGCTTATTGTTATCGCCATTATCTTGGCGATTATAAAGTTTATTCTTAGTTTCGCGATTAGAAAGGGCGCAGATGAATCGGTAAAGCCGTTGCTTTATTCGTTGTTCTCTTATGCGCTGTACATTGTCGGCTTGCTCATGATTCTGCATATTCTCGGTGTGAATACCGCTGGAATCGTGACTGTGATTGGTGCTGCTTCTCTTGCCATTGGCCTTGCTTTGAAGGATACGCTTGGTAACATTGCGTCGGGAATTCTTTTGCTGTTCCTCCATCCGTTCCGCGCTTCGGATTATATCGAATGTGGTTCTTTGAAGGGAAAAATTGTAGGCGTGGGGCTTTTCAACACGACGCTTATCTCGTTGGATGGTCTTTACGTTTCTGCTCCGAACAGCATGCTGTGGGGAGCTCCGATTGTCAACTTTAGCCGCAATCCGAGCCGCCGCCTTGATTTGGCTTTTGGCATTGATTATGCGGATTCTGCTGAAAAGGCGATGAACGAAATGAAACAACTTGTGAATGCGGACCCGGAAGTCCTGAAAAATCCGGAACCGTCGTTCTTTGTTTCGTCGCTGGATGATAGCGCTGTTGCCGTGAACATGAGAGTCTGGGTTAAGACCGCAAATTACTGGGATATGCGTTGCAAGTACATGAAGGCTGTGAAGGAACGCTTTGACGAAGTCGGTATTTCTATCCCGTTCCCGCAGCGCGTGGTACATATCGTTAAGGAGTAG
- a CDS encoding polysaccharide deacetylase family protein: protein MEQNKDIADIQAAEATFQKKKKFILCYHSFSVNNFKKASVQIRKLAEAAGSPISIAVIPAFGAAPESEAEQFREELDKFVKEGYEIMLHGARHRADLSLNRSIAGKLALLVSNNEAEFAGIDERFTQALLKRSLALWKAHGNGKPSGFIPPIWFGNKYLKEQALEIFDYYEDFHGIYQKVKGNIKKTNSATLSFSILPTPILGIAQTYACLRMLLPGGVHRLVFHDKDFRTIGEKRILNMVRYISTLREKIMYKDL from the coding sequence ATGGAACAGAATAAAGATATCGCCGACATCCAAGCGGCCGAAGCGACCTTCCAGAAGAAGAAGAAGTTCATCCTTTGCTACCACAGCTTTAGCGTGAACAACTTCAAGAAGGCGTCCGTCCAGATCAGAAAGCTTGCAGAAGCAGCAGGCTCCCCCATCAGCATTGCGGTCATCCCCGCTTTTGGTGCAGCCCCGGAATCCGAAGCCGAACAGTTCCGCGAAGAACTCGACAAGTTTGTCAAGGAAGGCTACGAGATCATGCTCCACGGTGCACGCCACCGCGCAGACCTCTCGCTGAACCGTAGCATTGCAGGCAAGCTAGCGCTCCTCGTTTCGAACAACGAAGCAGAATTTGCAGGCATCGACGAACGCTTCACGCAGGCGCTCCTCAAGCGCAGTCTTGCACTGTGGAAGGCTCACGGCAACGGCAAGCCCTCTGGCTTTATCCCGCCGATTTGGTTTGGCAACAAGTACCTCAAGGAACAGGCTCTCGAAATTTTCGACTACTACGAAGATTTCCACGGCATTTACCAAAAGGTCAAAGGCAACATCAAGAAGACGAATTCCGCAACGCTTAGCTTCTCGATTTTGCCCACCCCGATTCTCGGTATCGCGCAGACTTACGCCTGCCTTCGTATGCTCTTGCCGGGTGGAGTCCACCGTCTGGTGTTCCACGATAAAGACTTCAGAACGATTGGAGAAAAACGCATTTTGAACATGGTGCGCTACATTTCGACCTTGCGCGAAAAAATCATGTACAAGGACTTGTAA